In one window of Bernardetia sp. DNA:
- a CDS encoding TonB-dependent receptor plug domain-containing protein, producing MNKNFYHIATFLLVFFIKINAIYAQDKAPKTSPDSTMRHSFEASLQELLDEEVDYENLWSNARVMTASRSVERIGTAPATIYVITDEQIRQRGYTSLEDVLGDIPEIEIQQKANTYTNSYYSIRGIGGNERFVILQDGIRISSITGVLHPVQHNFAIYHAKQIEVILGPASALYGADAFSGIINIITKNGAEIKGAEVNSSYGRFNTVDNSFVAGAAIKDISVMIYGKQYYSAEPNFPEFYPEDYDWYINRYQTNGEVLVSQFVPDLTRTVEIEPFAMPTQAYNVGTKVNVGENFSVGFTYHKQYHSTSVANRPEYTLFKKDIRYGTNISNIYTSFQRTIDKLYFRTIASFNSFTVDDDSHFENVYSGYQKGYKYASESAFQFDQQFQYYFTDKTNLTFGVLFQNAKALPQTGDLPFPYDGNDPRFSTRQYYIGTNVNDSAGNDLSIYQDFYWTQYQTYGVYAQFKTSFAERLYMTLGTRYDYNTRYEGAFNPRVGLVFSPDAKFNIKLLYGQAFLAPSNQKTFQQFGDFIPITNDNNQITGFTLPFYHLPNPRLRPELNRTIELNSSFAPTNNLRFSADIYHNTLTGVIIDVIESGKTFKGIDVSAAEIPANQGNSTTYGGTFQAIYHKTFGDWKVHTNFAYSYSDGELNDEELPLSAMHTLRLLGEFSYKNFDFTPSILYRSTSYHTTFKDDTGEPLGNTPFWVASLYAGYTIKEKFTVFTRFRNLLDARYYNTSVPNVTTFIGVPQDPLRWNVGINWKF from the coding sequence ATGAATAAAAATTTCTACCATATTGCTACGTTTCTCTTAGTTTTTTTTATAAAAATCAATGCCATTTATGCTCAAGACAAAGCTCCAAAAACATCCCCAGACTCTACCATGAGGCACTCTTTTGAGGCAAGTTTGCAAGAACTTTTAGATGAGGAAGTAGATTATGAAAATCTTTGGTCGAATGCACGAGTAATGACAGCTAGTAGGAGTGTAGAGCGTATTGGAACAGCTCCAGCAACCATTTATGTCATCACAGACGAACAAATCAGACAGCGAGGTTATACGTCTTTAGAAGATGTTTTGGGTGATATTCCAGAAATTGAAATCCAACAGAAGGCAAATACTTATACTAATAGTTATTATTCTATTCGTGGAATTGGTGGAAACGAGCGTTTTGTAATTCTACAAGACGGAATCCGTATCAGTTCTATTACTGGGGTTTTGCATCCTGTACAGCACAATTTTGCCATTTATCATGCCAAACAAATTGAGGTTATTTTAGGTCCTGCTTCAGCTTTATATGGAGCAGATGCCTTCTCTGGAATTATCAATATCATTACTAAAAATGGCGCAGAAATAAAAGGAGCAGAGGTCAATAGTTCGTATGGTAGATTCAATACAGTTGATAATTCATTTGTAGCAGGAGCAGCCATCAAAGATATTTCGGTAATGATTTATGGAAAACAGTATTATTCGGCAGAGCCAAACTTTCCAGAATTTTATCCAGAAGATTATGATTGGTATATCAATCGTTATCAGACCAATGGCGAGGTTTTGGTAAGTCAGTTTGTACCAGACCTTACCAGAACAGTAGAAATTGAGCCTTTTGCTATGCCTACACAAGCCTATAATGTTGGAACAAAAGTAAACGTAGGTGAAAATTTTTCAGTAGGATTTACCTATCATAAGCAATATCATTCTACTTCAGTAGCCAACCGACCAGAATATACCTTGTTTAAAAAAGACATTCGTTATGGAACAAATATCAGTAATATTTACACTTCTTTTCAAAGAACGATAGACAAACTCTATTTTAGAACTATCGCTTCTTTCAACTCTTTTACAGTAGATGACGATTCTCACTTTGAAAATGTCTATTCAGGTTATCAGAAAGGGTACAAATATGCTTCTGAATCAGCCTTTCAGTTTGACCAGCAGTTTCAATATTATTTTACTGACAAGACCAACCTAACATTTGGTGTTCTTTTTCAAAATGCAAAAGCACTTCCACAAACAGGCGACTTGCCTTTTCCTTATGATGGAAATGACCCACGCTTTTCAACAAGACAATATTATATTGGAACAAATGTAAATGATTCGGCAGGAAATGATTTGAGTATTTATCAAGATTTTTACTGGACACAATATCAGACTTATGGTGTATATGCACAGTTCAAAACCAGTTTTGCAGAGCGTTTGTATATGACTTTGGGAACTCGTTATGATTATAATACTCGTTATGAGGGAGCTTTCAATCCTCGTGTTGGACTTGTTTTTTCACCTGATGCAAAATTCAATATCAAACTTTTATATGGGCAGGCATTTTTAGCCCCTTCCAACCAAAAAACATTTCAGCAGTTTGGCGATTTTATACCTATTACAAATGATAACAATCAAATTACTGGTTTTACACTTCCATTTTATCATCTTCCAAACCCTCGTTTACGTCCAGAGCTTAATCGAACGATTGAGTTAAATTCATCTTTTGCACCTACCAATAATTTACGTTTTAGTGCAGATATTTATCATAATACTTTGACAGGAGTGATTATAGATGTAATTGAATCAGGCAAAACATTTAAGGGTATTGATGTTTCGGCTGCCGAAATACCTGCTAATCAAGGAAATTCTACCACTTATGGAGGAACTTTTCAAGCTATCTATCATAAAACGTTTGGCGATTGGAAAGTACATACCAACTTTGCCTACTCTTATTCTGATGGAGAATTAAATGACGAAGAGCTTCCTCTTAGTGCTATGCACACGCTACGACTTTTAGGAGAGTTTTCATACAAAAACTTTGATTTTACACCCTCTATTCTTTACAGAAGTACTAGCTATCATACTACTTTTAAAGATGACACTGGCGAACCCCTTGGAAATACTCCTTTTTGGGTAGCTTCTTTGTATGCAGGTTACACTATAAAAGAAAAATTCACTGTCTTTACTCGTTTTAGAAACCTTTTAGATGCTCGTTATTACAATACTTCTGTTCCAAATGTAACAACTTTTATTGGTGTTCCTCAAGACCCATTACGATGGAATGTAGGAATTAATTGGAAGTTTTAA
- a CDS encoding glutamate--tRNA ligase family protein, with protein MNLSKIQSFLKSFQKPIHSRIAPTPSGFLHKGNAFSFLLTWILVRKTEGTLTLRIDDIDKSRKRTEYLQDIFDTLHFLEMDWDKGAKDSQDFEKNYSQHHFLEMYQNEIEVLKTKNAVFECDCSRSVVQARHAESKNVYDGFCFNNSDKKITKKTALRINTDISIAKSVQIDDILNESLTVNIHKKMPYFIAQKKDKLPSYQLVSLIDDCRMNINVVVRGSDLIHSTAAQLFLANILEKKLFLETTFLHHNLIEDTEGNKISKSAGNKYDSFSVKYFRENGGTKEIFLRQFCEWLGIESKKSLEAILDSL; from the coding sequence ATGAATCTATCAAAAATTCAATCTTTTTTAAAATCATTTCAAAAACCCATTCACTCACGCATTGCACCTACTCCCTCTGGCTTTTTACACAAAGGTAATGCTTTTTCTTTCCTCTTGACGTGGATATTGGTCAGAAAAACAGAAGGAACGCTCACTTTACGCATCGATGACATAGACAAAAGTCGAAAACGAACAGAATATCTGCAAGATATTTTTGATACACTTCATTTTTTAGAAATGGATTGGGACAAAGGAGCAAAAGACTCCCAAGATTTTGAAAAGAATTACTCTCAACATCATTTTTTAGAAATGTATCAAAACGAAATTGAAGTTTTAAAAACTAAAAATGCTGTTTTTGAATGTGATTGTTCTCGTTCTGTAGTACAAGCTCGTCATGCTGAAAGTAAAAATGTTTATGATGGGTTTTGTTTTAATAATTCTGATAAAAAAATTACAAAAAAAACAGCTCTTCGAATAAACACTGATATTTCTATTGCTAAGTCTGTTCAAATAGATGATATTTTAAATGAAAGCCTAACTGTCAATATTCATAAAAAAATGCCTTACTTCATTGCTCAAAAAAAAGACAAGCTACCATCTTATCAACTTGTTTCCTTGATAGATGATTGTAGAATGAATATAAATGTTGTAGTAAGAGGTTCAGACTTGATACATTCAACAGCTGCACAGCTTTTTTTGGCAAATATTTTAGAAAAAAAATTGTTCTTAGAAACTACATTTCTCCATCACAATTTGATAGAAGATACAGAAGGAAATAAAATTTCTAAATCGGCTGGAAATAAATATGATTCTTTTTCAGTAAAATATTTTAGAGAAAATGGAGGCACAAAAGAGATATTTTTAAGACAGTTTTGTGAGTGGTTAGGAATAGAATCAAAGAAAAGTTTAGAAGCTATTTTAGATTCACTTTAA
- the tsaD gene encoding tRNA (adenosine(37)-N6)-threonylcarbamoyltransferase complex transferase subunit TsaD, giving the protein MTKILAIESSCDETSAAVIINGEVKSNLIATQAIHRAYGGVVPELASRAHQQNIVPVVMEALKEAGISQKELDAIAFTRGPGLLGALIVGTAFAKSLALSLEIPLIEVNHMQAHVLAHFIDEPKPKFPFLCLTVSGGHTQIVLVKDHLEMEVIGTTQDDAVGEAFDKTAKILGLPYPGGVEIDKLAQKGTVKDYGLPKVDLPNLDFSFSGLKTAILYYIRKQEQKNPNFIKENINDICATIQHTLIETLLRKIIQAAQQEGINQIAIAGGVSANSELRKRMTELGKEKNWDIFIPKMEYCTDNAAMIAMAAHYKFLKGEFTDQTVAPLARMSL; this is encoded by the coding sequence ATGACAAAAATATTAGCCATTGAGTCAAGTTGTGATGAAACTTCGGCTGCCGTAATTATAAATGGAGAAGTAAAAAGCAATCTGATTGCTACACAAGCTATTCATCGTGCGTATGGTGGAGTTGTTCCAGAGTTGGCTTCTAGGGCACATCAGCAAAATATTGTTCCTGTCGTGATGGAAGCATTGAAAGAAGCAGGTATTTCTCAAAAAGAGCTAGATGCGATTGCATTTACTCGTGGTCCGGGACTTTTGGGAGCTTTGATTGTCGGAACGGCATTTGCCAAATCGTTGGCTCTTAGTTTGGAGATTCCACTCATTGAAGTCAATCACATGCAAGCACATGTATTAGCTCATTTTATTGATGAGCCTAAGCCAAAATTTCCGTTTTTATGTTTGACCGTTTCGGGTGGACATACACAAATTGTTTTGGTAAAAGACCATTTAGAAATGGAAGTTATTGGAACAACACAAGACGATGCCGTAGGAGAAGCCTTTGACAAAACTGCCAAAATATTAGGTTTGCCTTATCCAGGAGGAGTAGAAATTGATAAACTAGCTCAAAAAGGAACAGTAAAAGACTATGGTTTACCAAAAGTAGATTTGCCCAACCTTGATTTTTCATTTTCTGGACTCAAAACGGCAATTCTCTATTATATCAGAAAACAAGAACAGAAAAATCCGAATTTCATAAAAGAAAACATTAATGATATTTGTGCAACTATTCAGCATACACTTATAGAAACACTTTTAAGAAAAATTATTCAAGCAGCACAGCAAGAAGGGATTAATCAGATTGCGATTGCTGGAGGTGTTTCTGCCAATTCAGAGCTTAGAAAAAGAATGACAGAATTAGGAAAAGAAAAAAACTGGGATATTTTTATTCCCAAAATGGAATATTGTACCGACAATGCTGCTATGATTGCAATGGCTGCACACTACAAATTTTTGAAAGGAGAATTTACTGACCAAACGGTAGCCCCACTTGCACGAATGAGTTTATAA